One genomic segment of Nonomuraea coxensis DSM 45129 includes these proteins:
- the ccsB gene encoding c-type cytochrome biogenesis protein CcsB, with protein sequence MSAEQLAELSDLAVLAAVLLYVLAMIAFATELAFGRYVAGKKAGRVTARPARQVVTVGASGGAGDGVAEETAEPADGPVAEEAAPPSRLAVRAGTAGLALAWLGWAANLAAIVTRGFAVSRWPWGNMYEFVVALCFAAVTAFLLTQLRHNVRFLGAFVMVTAALGLGLAVKVFYTAAGPVVPALNSYWIAIHVSAAIIASGLFAMAGVAGVLYLVRGDGMSRLPSREDLERVAHRAIVFAFPLWTFAVIAGALWADRAWGRYWGWDPKEVWSFITWVAYAAYLHAKVTAGWKGKAATVVQLVAFACLLFNLIGVNIFVGGMHSYADV encoded by the coding sequence ATGTCCGCTGAGCAACTCGCCGAGCTGAGCGACCTCGCCGTCCTCGCCGCGGTCCTGCTCTACGTCCTCGCGATGATCGCCTTCGCGACGGAGCTGGCCTTCGGCCGCTACGTCGCCGGGAAGAAGGCCGGGCGGGTGACCGCCCGGCCGGCCAGGCAGGTCGTCACGGTCGGCGCCTCAGGAGGCGCCGGCGACGGCGTCGCCGAGGAGACCGCCGAGCCCGCCGACGGCCCCGTGGCCGAGGAGGCCGCCCCGCCGTCGCGGCTGGCGGTCCGGGCCGGGACGGCCGGGCTGGCGCTGGCCTGGCTCGGCTGGGCCGCCAACCTCGCCGCCATCGTGACCCGCGGCTTCGCCGTGAGCCGCTGGCCCTGGGGCAACATGTACGAGTTCGTCGTGGCGCTCTGCTTCGCCGCCGTCACGGCGTTCCTGCTCACCCAGCTCCGCCACAACGTGCGTTTCCTCGGCGCCTTCGTCATGGTGACGGCCGCGCTCGGGCTGGGCCTGGCGGTCAAGGTGTTCTACACCGCCGCGGGGCCCGTGGTGCCGGCGCTGAACTCGTACTGGATCGCCATCCATGTGTCGGCGGCGATCATCGCGAGCGGGCTGTTCGCGATGGCGGGCGTCGCGGGCGTGCTCTATCTGGTGCGCGGCGACGGGATGTCGCGCCTGCCCTCCCGTGAGGACCTGGAGCGGGTGGCGCACCGGGCGATCGTGTTCGCCTTCCCGCTGTGGACGTTCGCGGTGATCGCGGGCGCGCTGTGGGCCGACCGCGCGTGGGGCCGCTACTGGGGCTGGGACCCCAAGGAGGTCTGGTCGTTCATCACGTGGGTGGCCTACGCGGCCTACCTGCACGCCAAGGTGACGGCCGGCTGGAAGGGGAAGGCGGCCACGGTCGTGCAGCTCGTGGCGTTCGCCTGCCTGCTGTTCAACCTGATCGGCGTCAACATCTTCGTCGGCGGCATGCACAGCTACGCCGACGTCTGA
- a CDS encoding PLD nuclease N-terminal domain-containing protein — MAGVLIGLALLAFWLFSLFDVVTTPEDEVRNVPKTLWIMVVVLIPLVGGLIWMARGRPRAERQAWPVSPGPGMPKGPDDDPDFLRDLDRRMRGDEH; from the coding sequence ATGGCAGGTGTTCTGATCGGACTGGCGCTGCTGGCCTTCTGGCTCTTCTCGCTCTTCGACGTCGTCACTACCCCAGAGGATGAGGTCAGGAACGTACCAAAGACACTGTGGATCATGGTGGTCGTGCTGATCCCCCTGGTCGGCGGCCTCATCTGGATGGCGCGCGGCCGTCCGAGGGCCGAGCGGCAGGCATGGCCGGTCTCCCCCGGTCCCGGCATGCCGAAGGGCCCCGACGACGACCCCGACTTCCTGCGCGACCTCGACCGGCGCATGCGGGGCGACGAGCACTGA
- a CDS encoding BldC family transcriptional regulator, translating to MESSSERLLTPGEVAALFRVDPKTVTRWAAAGRISSIRTPGGHRRFRESEVHALLRGEDVLTADRPAGESPRV from the coding sequence GTGGAGAGTAGCAGCGAGCGTCTGCTGACCCCAGGAGAGGTTGCCGCCCTCTTCCGGGTAGACCCAAAGACGGTTACGCGCTGGGCTGCGGCAGGCCGCATCAGCAGTATCCGCACCCCCGGAGGGCACCGGCGCTTCCGCGAGTCGGAAGTCCACGCCCTTCTCCGAGGCGAGGACGTACTCACGGCCGACAGGCCGGCAGGGGAGTCCCCGCGCGTCTGA
- a CDS encoding DUF4229 domain-containing protein: MHPVVVYTLSRAGLFGVTLALLWLLGLQNPLILLLASFLISGVASYVLLSRQRDAMSARISDKLDRPKPQDD, from the coding sequence GTGCATCCCGTTGTCGTATACACCCTCAGCCGCGCCGGCCTGTTCGGCGTGACGCTCGCCCTCCTGTGGCTGCTCGGCCTGCAAAACCCGCTGATACTCCTGCTGGCGTCGTTCTTGATCAGTGGAGTGGCCAGCTATGTCCTGCTGTCCAGGCAGCGTGACGCCATGAGCGCACGAATCAGCGACAAGCTCGACCGGCCGAAGCCGCAGGACGACTAG